Within the Nicotiana tabacum cultivar K326 chromosome 11, ASM71507v2, whole genome shotgun sequence genome, the region atctttttcattgtaattataggctagtACACATCATTTTTATTCAGTGTGCTTTTACAGCTTTATTAGAGCAAGTCAtataactttggtttatttttttaagcattattaggggggatcaagcaatcaaacattttcaagcaatcAATTTTCTATACTGGTGTCTCTCCTcctcgacaccgcatcttttgtaatcagctttcattcatcaataaaatcatcatcatcattcaaaacccaattctctctcagcttccgcaattgctcgtgacattggttttcccgcacggcactgacaatctggtctagcgtgcggaggggacctcattggcggacaacacccacactgacatcggttgcttagccttacgttgcccttccaaagaacatcaggaaggcgttgcgtaacagttggtgtcagagcctaggctcgacatcggaaaagggaacacatttgccatcatcaccatttctgaccatggtgaatcatggggaacgcctagcatccctagaagagacggttgaccaattacgacccatcgtggatacggtggatgataaaaacaacaacctagtgcaaaggttggacgacctggaccgcagaataCGGCAGGCGaaaaatgacattgcaaacatcagtcgtgactctgaGGATGACCGGCAAACGGTAGACACTGAAACTGCCAATATTtatggcaaatttgaggacctccaacaggagcgtgccaacgatttagcccatcgggaacaagaggcagacagactaactgccatgcagcaaaccatagacgacttgacaggccagctcaacaTTGTCAATGCTGCCTTACAGAGCCCACTTCGAGGAGGCGAcaaccacatcaggggtgcatcatacctcacccccattccacaaaaccttaagataccggagccaaagccatacgacaGATCCCGAGATGCTAAAGAaatggaaaacttcatcttcgacatcgaacaatacttcgatgccatgggccatttggaagaatccaaaaaggtagcaactgctgtcatgtatcttcagggcgatgccaaactttggtggcgggtcaaatacgaagccatcagggccggtgaagatactctccagacatgggatgaattgaaggcagccatacgcctgcagttcttccccgaaaatgtggaatacaatgcaaggagaaagctatgGGAGCTCCGCCACACCAGGTCAGTGCAGGAGTACGTGCgcaaattctccgcactcatgctaaacatatgcgacatgggggacaaagacaaactcttcacattcatagaaggtttgaaacctcatgctcgtatggaactacagagacaacgggtagataccctgcccaaggccatttaagctgcagaatgccttggcgattatcacttgggaactcagaacgacaggcctcagccgcctgtccgagggggattcaacgggaaccatcccagcaatagtggcccaagcaaaagtgggggagatcggagtgcatccaaaaccaagactcctccctccagcagcaacagtgctgcatccatcaacaacaatcaggggagaaagcctcccttagaatgtcgtcattgcggcggggcacattggaacaatgaatgcctAAACATAAAGATCAATGCTCATCAAACTGTCGAGGATGAGTCAGATGCATCAGACACATCAGAAGAagaccaggtaggcgccttcaatgcaattgttggctctatacCACATACCTTAGCGGGGACAAGTGCATATCCTCCTAAGAAAATCTCAAGCCCAATCACCAAtaaagggaaggaaaagatggacgagaggcctcctaaccaagcgaggaccctaatgttcgtcgaattgaaagtgaacaACAAGCCCATTCACGCATTGATAGACAcaggtgctacccacaactacttggcTTCAACTCAGGTAGAGCGCCTGGGTTCTAGTTGTGCAAAAGAGTAAAGGccgcgtcaaggctatcaactcgccaccccagacattgggtggaacagctaCAGATGTCCCAGTGAAAATCGGCCCATAAAAAGGAAACATCGACCTGCACATctcaatcatagatgacttcggcataatagtgggtttggagttcatAAGGCAAACTAACACCACActggtaccatatgccaacatgctcctaatgatgggagaaaacggggctaaGCCCTACACCATACCGTGCattcccataaagatggccgctagaaacatctcggccatgcagttggagaagaTAGCCAACAGACATGAACCCTTGGTTCTGGCTACCCTTTGCAACAACAATCAAccatcatgtcatcggcctcaaaagactggtgacgctcctcagtgtgtgaagacttgtcagccatgccacGAGGACAAAtcggatcactcatcacagaCAGGACCCTTGCAACCATTACATGTCCCTTagagaccatgggaaagtgtttccctcagattcatcacggaattgccccaagtcggtaatcttgcatccatcttggttgtcatagatcagtctatgcaaccttcatagcagccccgcgaaacatctcagcagaagatacaacttgactcttcttctcgcacattgtcaaacattggggcctgcccaaagacattgttagtgggCGCGACtgacgcttcactagcaacttttggacccatctcttcaggtgctttgggtcgacactgagtcacaactcagacatccatccaccattggatggccagacagaccggttcAATGACATGTTGGAGGAATATATCCGCAACTTTGCAACCGGGTCCCAGAAGCATTGGGTGAGGCtcttggatgctgctcaactgtgtttcaattctcaaaagagccaacatacaaacaaaagcccttttgaaattgttactgGACAGCAACTGCTTCTCCCGCAAATGGTGAATGCTTCAACCAGGCTGAAATCTCttcgagctgccaacttctcgagcgaatgggagcgcaacatggggatagtgcggagctatctcgtCAAAGCCCAAGAGCGGGGAAAAAGTTTCACCGAACATAATCTGCTTTGCCCATCATCAAGcaggggacaaagtaatgctatgCATCCCAAAGCGATACTTGTTTGCAGAGAGGACCCATGACCCTcccctgcaacaaaaatacatcgggcccttgcccattgaaaaacgcattgggaagtccacataccaggtgaaaactccatcctggtggaagatccatccagtctttcatgtcaGCCACATGAAATCATTGTATCGCTACCAAAGCAAGCTCAAAGAACATAGGGGCGCAAACTTCCCAACCATCAACCACCAGaacaatcatcatcatcattacccTGACATGGCTCCGAGGACGGTGCCAACTCAAGTGGGGAAGAATtccatgggctgctttccagacacgtcccatgaccccttggtcgcgccccatggcggcctagcaagcctcataATGCCTAGCACCATGGttggccccgtggtcttggttgCACCAAGTGACAAGCACGCATGCGCCTCTGTcaccccaccgatgcctctcgctagcgcccagcggctggccaatgacaacaacGTCGCGCAcactgacaatgccgcgcgcgcagatcctgatgcctcgccagcgcccagctgcaggcccattccagcagcgcctcgtgCACAGACCTTGAtaccaagcaccagcgcccagcctcaggcaAACACAACAAGTGTCGCGCGCGCTAACAGcaccgcgcgcgcagaccctgacccgcaagacaaagttgctgccatcagACTTGCTTCTAcattgtaataaactaagtccttttcattgtaattataggctagtttacatcattttcattcagtTGCTTCTATAGCTTTATTAGGGaaagtcatgtaactttggtttttttttaagcattattaggggggatcaagcaatcaaacattttcaagcaatcaattttctgtactggtgtctctccccctcgacactgcatcttttgtaatcagctttcattcatcaatataatcatcatcatcattcaaaacccaattctctctcagcttccgcaattgctcgtgacattggttttcccacacaacactgacaatctagtctagcgtgcggaggggacctcattggcggacaacaaccgcactgacatcggttgcttagcttacgttgcccttccaaagaacatcaggagGGCGTTGCGCAACAGTAGGTACTCAAATATTTTACCTGCAATCGCTATGAGACACTGATTTAAGATGTGTTGCATCACTTACTATATTAAATTGGATCACTCTTAATTGATTATAGTGTTGCATGGAGTAATTTGATTGATATAATATCTTGCTATTTCATTTCTCAAACTTCAATATATATTTCCTCTGAATGCAGATAGCAAGAGATCATTTTGAATTCCCAGTGGAATCTCCAAAAGCGACTGCCTTAAAGAACTGCAGCCGAGAAACAAATGTTGGACAAAACATGAGCTGCATTGGCTTAACAAATATTCATGAGTCAGGAAATTGCACCAGAAGAGCAAACCAATATGAGCAAAGAAGTAATAATATTACTCCTAACGGTTCAGATGATGGATACACTTGGAGAAAATATGGGCAGAAACATGTAAAAGGGAGTGAATTTCCAAGGAGTTATTACAAATGTACTCAACAAAATTGCCCTGTTAAGAAAAAAGTTGAACGTTCTCCAGATGGACAGATAACAGAAATTGTGTACAAAGGCGCACATAATCATCATAAATCTCAGCCTCCTCGACGTGCAACAATGAGTTCAACTGCCTATGGTTTGGGAGAAATGAGTGAAGGAAATATTGGTGGATCAAATAGTTGGCAATTTGGAAGAAATAAGGATGTTAGAGCTCCTTCAGGTCTGGACAGAACATCCTCTGCATCTGTTTTGACAGATGTCTCTGATTCATTAATGTTAAATTATCAAAACACCAATATGAATGCGTTTGAATCAGCTACTCCTGAGCCTTCTTCTACGCTTGCTAGTCGTGATGATGAAGACGAAGATAGAGCTACTGAAGGGAGCACTTCGCTTGGTGATGATGTTGATGATTATGCATTTGACCATAAAAGAAGGTATCTTTTTTTCATCTCACTAATTTATGTATAAGAATTTTTATAATATCAGTATCTGTTATACAAAGATAACTTGCTATCTTTAGATTACTAAACCCGTTGTGTGTGTACATGTTTGTCTGTGTGTCTAAATTGTTGATTGGCCTTAGGAGGAGAGAATTTTACTCAGCTGAAACGAGTTTATCGTCGAGGACAGCAAGAGAACCAAGAGTAGTTGTCCAGATAGAGAGCGAGATCGATATTCTTGATGATGGTTATCGCTGGAGAAAATATGGCCAAAAAGTTGTTAAGGGAAATCCAAATCCCAGGTATATATCTATTTTTGGACAAACATAGTTATGCTTATTTGTTCAAGTCTTTATATATCTAATATTTTATCAGTCATTAATACACTATTATAATAAAACATAAAGTCATATTTTTTCTTGTATAGGAGCTATTACAAATGCACAAGTGCAGGATGTCCAGTAAGAAAGCATGTGGAAAGGGCTCCAGATAACCTAAAGTCAGTCATCACAACATATGAAGGAAAACATAACCATGAAGTGCCTTCAGCAAACAAGACAAACTGTGCTATTTCTGGAAACCAAGCTTTAACTTCTACTTCAAAACCCCATAAAGTTTCCAATTCAGGAATGCAGGTTCAAGATTGTAATAGAAAGCCCTTTGACTATGTAAGAATAGGAGCTGCTTCATCTATATATGACCTGAAATTCCCAACTAATTTACGCAGCAGCCCTTTGTCCTACGCTTCTTTCCTTTTGAGCCCGAATCCTTTGCAGATGCCTGAATTCCCACTGCCAATGAGTCTTCCCTTTGGCCCTAATATTGTGCCTCCTCTTGCTGGATTTCATTTTAATGCTGGTGAGGATCAAAAGTATATATATTCACGACAACAACAAAAGTTCGAGACTAGTGAAAGGCAATGAAGAgttcaagaatgaaaattataTTTGTGTGATCATCAAAATGGAGCATCATCTGCAGTATTTTGTGGCCAAATTATGGACAATTTTCCATCTTAGAAGACCTTAATTGATACTGGTCTTTGTTTTTTTAGGCTCTCTAAAGAGATAACATGTTACCAAAAAAAGGGGGGGAATGAGAGGATGGTCTTCAACATATTTTTGGTAGATGATCTGATCTTTAGTTTCAGACGATCATCCTTTTTGATTTCATGTAAAAATCTTTTTTCCAGTTTTCATGTTTTTGAAGGAACTTCTTTGAGCAAACTGCCAAGAAAGAAGATAATCTTGTTTTCTTTTGCTCCTCTTTCTGTCTAGAGTTACCGACCATTCCCCAAGAAGAAAAGAATATTACtgtatttaaaaagaaaaaagaaagctctcacttcaaaaattcacttttttatttgaaaaaatcaatTAATATAAGGTGGTTCTCAACCATTATTTTCAACGACGAAGGAGATTTCAAGTTTCAGGATTCAATTGCATTGTCGTTAACTCCCATTGTAGCAAAGACATCTTTTTTAATTGAAATTTTTCACTGCATGAGTTATCAAATGGTTCAAACAAAAGCAAAATGTCAATATAACttacgtgtatatatatacatacaagtaggggtgtacaaaggaaaccgacaaaccgcaccaaacTGATAGAGTCAAACCGAGGAAACAAATCCGActatgatttggtttggtgttagaaaaaaaaacccgaccataattggtttggtttggttttaactaaaaaaagtcaaatcgaAACAAAACCAACGCGACATTACATGTAGACAagtgttaaaaatattttatatataaaaataattattgtaatgtgatttataaatataatttaaactctttaatagttttctcttttaatatattatttcaagcttggacttagaacttttgaatgatcaaatatgttttatagcccacaaaagttagtaactcaaataaaaccCAAAGCAAAACTAAATCAATACTAATGtgacaaaaaaaattcaattcaatactagaaatgacaatagtattggatatttatttttttagtttcacATTGATTTAGATAGTGAAAATGTATAACtcacttttaatattatttagcatgtaattaatactTAGTATTTATTAGTCATACTTATTTTAACATGACTtaatacttttagattatgtttatttttattatgacttaTTAATTAACAATATTTATCTTACGCGATTTGTTGAGTATTTTAGTATAATTATGACTTATCTCacattattttgtattattttattggataacatcttatatagttttatctttctaggacctaagaaatattagagcacaaattataaattttatgctatgaaaattttgtcggaaaaaaacccgaaaaattcgAGAAAAACCGTGATTCAAAAACCCGACTTTTGTTGGGTTGATTTGGTTTGTAAATTTAAAAATCCGAGacaattgatttgatttggtaattAAATAATCTGAACCAACCTAACCTATGTATACCACTACATACAAGTTCACTTTATCTTTCACTAGGTTGTTTTAACCCatgaaatctttttttttctccgatgaaaaaagaaagaagcgAGAGGTCGAATTTGAATATACAGTCTATCACTCAATCTGTATTTCATTATCTGCTTATAAAACATAATAAATAAGGTGACACTTGAACGCGTTTTGCAATCTGACTAGCTTTTCAGtgaatagtttttttttaatgcAAAAAAGAGTTGTTCTAAGAAGAAAAGACATTCCAAACTATTACACAAATAGAGAAATGAAATAACAATTCGTTGGAGTATGAtttaaagataaatacaaaaactAAAGAAAGGCGGGTGCAAAGTTAACAGACATCAAATTCACATGGTTTGGCATgaataaatgaaaaataaacTACCACTCTTTTTCCCTATGTATATGAGAAGAATAAATGTTAAAGGGCACACAAAAGAACCGATGAACTTTAACTTACTTCAAGAAAGAGTTGATAAAATGAGCATCTGCAGTAGCTGCGATAACAAGTTTATATGGAACATGACGATTCTCGTGCCTCATCACAATCAAGTCTAACATAACTAAGCAACATGAAAGTTCGAGTTAAGAGATCTACAACCTTTGGGAGATTTGAACTTAAACTATCACTCATctacacaacaacaataaacccagtagttttccacaagtggggtctggagaggataAGATATAcacaaccttacccctacccctggaaggacagagaggctgtttccgatagactctcggctcactCATGTACACAAGGACTTGGAAAAGATAAAAgcattttgaaaaaaatgaaccACGGTGTATAAAAAATGTATACACACAAGTCAACCAGGGAACTGTACCTAACAACATGATGACACAAAAGTTCTCATGACAACAAACAAATGTGATAGGAGAAGAAAACTGAGAGAACCTCAGCGGCTGGACATACGATAGGAAATTGATTCCACTCGAAAAGGAAAAACATTAGGACACAACTTGCAGCCACAACACATACACCACAAGTATACCACATTGCAATAAGTAGAACTTGCAATAGGAAACAGGTGCATAACTGGCAAACTGAATAGATTACCTGAAGAAGACAGACTCCTATCTTTAGTACCCATGTCTTACATCAAAACCATACATGGCCTCCATATTCAAGACGAATGCATAAGATAGCGTCAAACcaaaaagcatattaaaaaaatgactcattagtcaACATCCTAAGAGCAGCTAAACACTTTGGATAACCCAAAATCAACTTCATGGATTGACCATTCTATCATCCTTAAGTAGCTAAAATACCACCAATTCTCTACAGTGATACATGAGGCACCTACATACGTAAAATCAACAACAGAAGAGGCTAGGCCTCTGTCTTAACAGGAAAATGAACATCATTATACTGATTTCAGTTTGCTCATCTTCAAACTACTTGCTACTATTTAACCGACAGAAATCAATAGAGACATAAACATGCATGTTGACTTTCAATAAGAACCTTTAAGCAATGATGAAAGGTAGGCAATTACAATCTAAAGATTATCATGTAATGTAATTAACAGAAACTTGGTAAGCAGGCTTAAATCAGAGACCAATCCTTTTCATAGTCCAAACTTTACGTATATGCATAATGTAAACAACTATCAGTGTCCTAGGTGCTGAGGCATACCAAAGATTGGAACTCACAATCTAAGCATGTGGTGCAGGTGCACACACACAAATCCGATAACTTTATGCTTTGACAATTTGCACCCCAGTGAGCAAAGTTAACAAAACAGGGGACACAAAAAGGCAGTAAATTTAACATAAACAGGGAAAACATAGTGGCTGAAAGCATGGCTTTGGTTCTTCTAATCCAGCACTCAGCATCGATGAATACAATCTCCTAACTTCCACCAAGCAAAAGCACACCCAATTTACTAGTCTAGCAAATCCAACAAACTCCTCAACATTTGGTGACAATCAGCAAAACCGATTTCAATGTATTGTGAGCCAACGGGGTAACATGTGGGAAAGATGACAAAAGATGAAAAAACTTAAAGGAAATAATAATACTAACATCATGAGTTTACAAAAGCTCTTAAGTGTGTAATACTAACATAAGTTGCTCCAACAACTTCCTCTCTATCACCACGgtttctttttttattctttggCTAAAATTGTACCCGATTAGAGACCACATCTCAATATGAAAACAAAGACAAAAGCAGAAGCGGCATCAATAACATTGGTGATAATAGAAAGCAACTACCTAACTAGACTCATATGCTCTGCCATAGTGAACAATTTTGGTTAGCACTTAATAGTACCCTTTTCCCTTATTATCTAAATCAATACATCAAAATCTGCTACCCTCTCAAGAATATCAGCATACAAACAGAAGAATAACTCAAATTACACTACAGTCACTAGAGATAATGATCCTAGAGCAATAGCAATATATCAGCTAATTAAGAAGCCATTAAATTCCCAACAAAAAAGAACAACGGAAACCATCATACATAAGCACAAACAACAAAGCCAGACCTGTACCTTCTTTCGTCAAGTATAAAACTTTCCTAATCTCTTCTCCAGAAGCTCCTCTGTAAAGAAACCAATTTTTTCTTTGTTCAAATTATATCTTAGACTAAAAATCCAAGCAAACAAAACATCAAAACATAATACCAGATATGAACACAAACTTCTTTTTTGAGAAGGCATAAAATTACAGCAACAGAAACTAGACGTGAATTCTAAATTATTCAGACCCACGACTATCATCCCTATTTAACATCAAAAATCAAACTCACGGCACTGAAAATAAAATTCTAACACACAATCATTAAAGGTCATGACCCTAGAGCTCTCTCCCAACAACAATAATACACCAGCTTACCAAACTACCAAGAAACTCCGAAGGAAACCATCATATATAAGCAAAAACAACAGCAAGTTCCAATCAATAGGATCCTGTCTATTCTTTTTCTTTGTCAAATAAAATCAGAGACCTAGAATCCAAGGAAACATATCATCAAAAACGTAATCACATATATAAGAAAGCAAAGTATTCCCAGAACAACAACCACAACCATAGGATAAGCTCAGCAGCAGTAACTTGAATATAGCCAAGAAACATATGATAACGATTACAGCACCAGAAACTAAAACGTGGGGTTCGAATATATTTATTATTCATGTCAACCCACAaagactattattattattttacttcTTGAGACTGCCACGGATACCGGGTTTAGGTTTGGTGTTGCTGGGCTCAGCAACAACAGTGGCATGAAGATTGGTGAGCTTGGCTTCATCAAAGGGAATCTTAGGATGTCGAGCATCGTGATGGATCTTCATAGACTTGATATCAGGTGCTGTAACTTTGCAGAGCGGGCATTCCAGCTTGGCGTGTCCACCCTTTTCGATACCAGTCCTATCGGCTAACCCAGCTTTGCCTCCGCCCCTGTTGGTCAGTGCTGCGTCTGCCTTTGCAGCTAACTCCTTCGCTGTGTGCTTCTTTGGCTTTGCTTTTCCTGTCATGGCGATTGGGTATTGGATTCTTTGGATTCGTGTCTCTTTGAGGCGAAGGAAATTTTGGGAGAGAAAACCCTAGGTGGATCCTACTTTGTATTGGAAGGGGGATGTATAAAGGGCAAAAAAGAtggattcttttttcttttcttttttcttggaaAGAATTGGTATGAACTGAAGTATACCGAACAAATTATTACTCCAAGAGGGGaaaaaaaaaacgataaaaaagtTTAAAACTACCCTTGCACTTTGTGAAATGGTTATTCACGCCCACCATGAAAAGTTTTGTTTCAAGAAAAAATATCATTGTTGTCCGAATGTATCGTATAGTCCTTCGTTTTTAACCTACATGATTTAAGGAAAAGATTCAAGATTCAAACgtaaccaaaattataaaattttaccttTCATTCTACTTTCGACACATTCATATCCTACCATTAGcaatttatttcatatttatccTAACAATTAATAGAGCTCCAGCGTAGCGTAATATGTGTCGACTTCATGTGTCCTATTCTTCAAGAAGGTTAAAATTTACTCCTCAAACTCttggtttatttcatattatCGTTAGGTTAGAGTTACAATAAGGGTCAAGGGTAAAAATATAATGTTTTGCTAATAGCTAGGGATAACATAACATCAAAAGTCTAATCGGGCCAAAGCTGTTCAATGTCATATAATTCAAAGGCAAACTTTCTCCTTTTTATCTGCCTTATTAAATTGTTGTATAAGTGAAACAcatgaagaaaaagagagagagagagagagaaaagtttAAATTTGTCcttgaattttgtaaaattattCATTTATGCCCACCTTATTTTGCTTTTGTTGTATCTAAGGGAAAAATTATTGCAAttattgtaacgactcgaccggtcgttttattttttagattttcGTTCCCCTAAATTAGACTCCCCGTATgtacttttattgttttatgacttgcggggctGGTTAATTCGGGtttggaagagttcgggttgaaatcagaatacttagttccttaatattggcttaaaatagttaagtttgacttgagtcaacgttttgagtaaataccctcggaatcggaatttgatggtcccaataggttcgcaTGATCATCTTGGACTTGGacatatgttcggatcgggtttcggatgatgcgggagcgtttcggcgcttaatattggaagttggcgcattgaaggttttcaagttctttaaatttggtttgaagtaggatttgatgttatcgaggtccaattgTGATTCCAAGCCTGGAAATAATTCTGTATGGTggtttaagacttgcatgcaaaatttggtgccattccgagtagtctaaa harbors:
- the LOC107786660 gene encoding putative WRKY transcription factor 4 encodes the protein MERNIGEPTDDWNSQIVGNLDSETMLDTQESDVKIEERSGNTENGSLFPNNNNKRSSIAERRAAKCGFNASTISIARFRVTTTSMPEMSPPTARPTFLTIPPGLTPAALLDSPVMLPNSLAPQSPTTGSFHFSNINQENRMKSTPQIARDHFEFPVESPKATALKNCSRETNVGQNMSCIGLTNIHESGNCTRRANQYEQRSNNITPNGSDDGYTWRKYGQKHVKGSEFPRSYYKCTQQNCPVKKKVERSPDGQITEIVYKGAHNHHKSQPPRRATMSSTAYGLGEMSEGNIGGSNSWQFGRNKDVRAPSGLDRTSSASVLTDVSDSLMLNYQNTNMNAFESATPEPSSTLASRDDEDEDRATEGSTSLGDDVDDYAFDHKRRRREFYSAETSLSSRTAREPRVVVQIESEIDILDDGYRWRKYGQKVVKGNPNPRSYYKCTSAGCPVRKHVERAPDNLKSVITTYEGKHNHEVPSANKTNCAISGNQALTSTSKPHKVSNSGMQVQDCNRKPFDYVRIGAASSIYDLKFPTNLRSSPLSYASFLLSPNPLQMPEFPLPMSLPFGPNIVPPLAGFHFNAGEDQKYIYSRQQQKFETSERQ
- the LOC107786661 gene encoding protein METHYLENE BLUE SENSITIVITY 1-like, translated to MTGKAKPKKHTAKELAAKADAALTNRGGGKAGLADRTGIEKGGHAKLECPLCKVTAPDIKSMKIHHDARHPKIPFDEAKLTNLHATVVAEPSNTKPKPGIRGSLKK